One window from the genome of Amycolatopsis sp. NBC_01480 encodes:
- the pip gene encoding prolyl aminopeptidase, with translation MPGLYPEIEPYDHGKLDVGDGHSVYWELCGNPAGKPALVVHGGPGSGCSTGLRRYFDPDRYRVVLFDQRGCGRSTPHAGEPVTDLSANTAGHLLADMELLRTTLGIERWQLFGGSWGSVLSLTYAVRYPERVTELVLMGLATDRHLEIALLAGGLGGMFPAEFARFRELLPEAERDGDLAAAYHRLLMDPDPAVHDRAARAWCDWEEAMQPGVLPSPRFDDPVYRLAFARLVTHYFSNGCFLEDGAVLRDAAKLAGIPAVLAQGQLDLSSLTGTPWLLERAYPDAELVLVGGTGHTTSTEAMQNVLVGATDRFAAGPGC, from the coding sequence GTGCCCGGCCTCTATCCCGAGATCGAACCGTACGACCACGGAAAACTCGACGTCGGCGACGGCCACTCCGTCTACTGGGAGCTCTGCGGCAACCCGGCGGGCAAGCCCGCGCTGGTCGTCCACGGCGGACCCGGCTCCGGCTGCTCGACGGGCCTGCGCCGCTACTTCGACCCCGACCGGTACCGCGTGGTCCTGTTCGACCAGCGCGGCTGCGGGCGCAGCACACCCCACGCCGGCGAGCCCGTCACGGACCTCTCGGCCAATACTGCCGGGCACCTGCTGGCCGACATGGAACTGTTGCGCACCACGCTCGGCATCGAACGGTGGCAGCTGTTCGGCGGCTCGTGGGGCTCGGTTCTGTCGCTGACGTACGCGGTGCGGTATCCCGAGCGTGTCACCGAACTGGTCCTGATGGGCCTGGCCACCGACCGGCACCTGGAGATCGCCCTGCTCGCCGGCGGGCTCGGCGGGATGTTCCCGGCCGAGTTCGCGCGGTTCCGCGAACTGCTCCCGGAAGCCGAGCGGGACGGCGACCTGGCGGCGGCCTACCACCGCCTGCTGATGGACCCCGACCCCGCCGTCCACGACCGCGCCGCGCGCGCCTGGTGCGACTGGGAGGAGGCGATGCAGCCCGGGGTGCTGCCGTCGCCCCGGTTCGACGACCCGGTGTACCGGCTCGCTTTCGCGCGACTGGTCACGCACTACTTCTCGAACGGCTGCTTCCTGGAGGACGGCGCGGTCCTGCGCGACGCCGCGAAGCTCGCCGGAATTCCCGCCGTGCTGGCCCAGGGGCAGCTCGATCTCAGCAGCCTCACTGGCACGCCGTGGCTGCTGGAGCGGGCGTACCCGGACGCCGAACTGGTGCTGGTCGGCGGCACCGGGCACACCACGTCCACCGAGGCGATGCAGAACGTGCTGGTCGGGGCGACCGACCGGTTCGCGGCCGGTCCGGGCTGCTGA
- a CDS encoding ESX secretion-associated protein EspG, translated as MTAVAGRVDVPIEALAALAEREQVGRLHVTLRPEPVWFSDTEHDEAAKRVDDALAVAGLVDGRGRATVDFLDWLPLLVKPSLEYYGWVGVGDTTYGVLAAASGLQAVLAVSDGEQVGVQEIDRQRLVETLVEQLPAVVAGGGNPRTVRVSDLDDAARRGEDAYPLDPALADVVSLVQRPVHGSGELYAGRRDELGRYVCLEEPLHYADTDWGRYLSYTVGEGADAVIHLGPAGPAELCRALRELAAGLAG; from the coding sequence GTGACCGCGGTGGCGGGACGGGTCGACGTTCCGATCGAGGCGCTGGCGGCGCTCGCCGAGCGTGAGCAGGTCGGGCGGCTGCACGTGACCCTGCGCCCGGAGCCGGTCTGGTTCTCCGACACCGAGCACGACGAGGCGGCCAAGCGGGTCGACGACGCGCTGGCGGTGGCCGGGCTCGTCGACGGCCGCGGCCGCGCCACCGTCGACTTCCTGGACTGGCTGCCGTTGCTGGTGAAACCGTCGCTGGAGTACTACGGCTGGGTGGGCGTCGGCGACACCACGTACGGCGTCCTGGCTGCGGCGAGTGGCCTGCAGGCGGTGCTCGCGGTGTCCGACGGCGAGCAGGTCGGCGTCCAGGAGATCGACCGGCAACGGCTGGTGGAGACCCTCGTCGAGCAGCTGCCCGCCGTGGTCGCCGGCGGCGGGAACCCGCGCACGGTAAGGGTTTCCGACCTCGACGACGCCGCCCGCCGCGGGGAGGACGCGTACCCGCTGGACCCGGCGCTGGCCGACGTCGTCAGCCTCGTGCAGCGGCCGGTCCACGGCAGCGGCGAGCTGTACGCCGGCCGTCGCGACGAGCTCGGCCGGTACGTCTGCCTGGAGGAGCCCCTGCACTACGCCGACACGGACTGGGGCCGCTACCTGAGCTACACCGTCGGCGAGGGCGCGGACGCGGTGATCCACCTCGGCCCCGCCGGCCCGGCCGAGCTGTGCCGCGCGCTGCGGGAGCTGGCCGCCGGACTGGCCGGCTGA
- a CDS encoding DUF3558 family protein, which translates to MTVVPRYCGAAAVVLATLCVSACSGTTGGTAAPAPAPSSSADPNVPKVAAPLDVSAYTAKPCDTVPSAVMSSLDYTAPGQPHTGSAGDTAAGPYCAWIAGAEGLSVQVGLLTGNRDRGIGGLAGLYAGKASGQVGFLEPAPDVAGYPAVYTDLRDRRASGDCSLDVGVADDLVFSVSAQGYQGQQDSCQAAGKVAAAVVSTLKGA; encoded by the coding sequence GTGACTGTGGTGCCGCGGTATTGCGGTGCGGCCGCCGTGGTCCTGGCCACCCTCTGCGTGTCCGCCTGCTCCGGCACGACGGGCGGTACGGCGGCACCCGCGCCCGCACCGTCCTCGTCCGCCGACCCGAATGTGCCCAAGGTCGCCGCGCCGCTGGATGTCTCCGCCTACACGGCAAAACCCTGCGACACGGTTCCGTCCGCGGTGATGTCCTCTTTGGACTACACCGCGCCCGGCCAGCCGCACACCGGGTCCGCCGGGGACACCGCGGCCGGGCCGTACTGCGCCTGGATCGCCGGCGCGGAGGGACTGAGTGTCCAAGTGGGACTGCTCACCGGCAACCGCGACCGGGGCATCGGCGGGCTCGCCGGGCTGTACGCGGGCAAGGCCTCGGGCCAGGTCGGGTTCCTGGAGCCGGCGCCGGACGTGGCGGGCTACCCCGCCGTCTACACGGACCTGCGGGACCGGCGCGCGAGCGGCGACTGCAGCCTGGACGTGGGCGTCGCCGACGATCTCGTGTTCTCCGTGTCCGCGCAGGGGTACCAGGGGCAACAGGATTCCTGCCAGGCCGCGGGGAAGGTCGCGGCCGCGGTGGTCAGCACGCTCAAGGGGGCTTAG